From a single Actinomycetes bacterium genomic region:
- the otsB gene encoding trehalose-phosphatase, translating into MFDNLEQVLGRIKNCSHLYLFLDYDGTLVGIKKRPEDAKPSKKTKLILSKLISNSRITTILVSGRPVLQLVGFLRDIETGKLNMVGSHGAEIKIDGQEPEIIEAARGHIKHIGSIKKELEKITGYKSCFYLEDKKVSLAIHYRNCPPKDLEKLGKIRNFLKVYTGRLGLDVIEGKKVIEVKASSINKGMALKNLKNKWSPSRPGLSLCIGDDVTDEYMFEANSGGLNLKVARNSNVASRARYYVRGIGQVQKFLMRVNQEVR; encoded by the coding sequence TTGTTCGATAATTTAGAACAGGTTCTGGGAAGGATAAAAAATTGCTCCCACCTGTATTTGTTTCTGGATTATGACGGCACCTTGGTGGGAATTAAAAAGAGGCCCGAGGACGCAAAGCCCTCTAAAAAAACCAAACTTATATTATCTAAGCTAATCTCCAATTCCCGCATAACCACAATTTTGGTTTCAGGGCGGCCGGTCCTGCAGCTGGTTGGTTTTTTACGTGATATTGAGACCGGCAAACTAAATATGGTGGGAAGCCATGGTGCAGAGATAAAAATTGATGGACAGGAACCAGAAATAATAGAAGCTGCGCGGGGGCATATAAAACATATTGGTAGTATTAAAAAAGAACTGGAAAAGATCACTGGCTATAAAAGCTGTTTTTATTTAGAGGATAAAAAAGTATCCCTGGCTATACACTACCGTAATTGTCCGCCAAAGGACCTGGAGAAATTAGGCAAGATAAGAAACTTTTTAAAAGTTTATACCGGCAGGCTGGGGCTGGATGTAATTGAAGGCAAGAAAGTAATAGAGGTAAAGGCCTCATCCATTAATAAAGGCATGGCCCTTAAGAATTTAAAAAACAAGTGGTCGCCTTCCCGGCCAGGGCTTAGTCTGTGTATAGGGGACGATGTAACTGATGAGTATATGTTTGAAGCCAATTCCGGTGGCTTAAATTTAAAGGTTGCCAGGAATAGTAATGTAGCTAGCCGGGCCCGCTATTATGTTAGGGGAATAGGGCAGGTACAGAAA
- a CDS encoding trehalose-6-phosphate synthase, with translation MNKKKNKAVVVSNRVPYKIVKSKKGVRYKKSVGGLVTALDPILSRKGGLWVGWNGLVGKNKYAEKTVEMDSGYSVKFLGLSKYDVKDFYHGFSNRTIWPLFHGFIFQSYFDVNYWKAYKRINKRFTEKVLEEVKGDEIIWVQDYHLMLMPSMLRKELPRAKIIFFLHIPFPCNEIFRVLPWDKQILEGLMGADLLGFQTSRDSMNFLYNCKQELKVIVDYKNGNVEKDEKKVQVSNFPISIDFGKFDRIAKKNSTNHMVREFKKAHKNVKLIMSVERLDYTKGIKERLYSIKRFFEKYPEYRKKVIFIQISVPSRTKIIEYRQFKREIDQLIGNINGEFADELWTPINYIYKTIPQEVLVSYYKASDVCLVTPLRDGMNLIAKEYASCKPDGNGALVLSEFAGSAEEMHQHSVMVNPYDFEEVADGIKDALEMDSAKKRQDMLALRDMVKNNDVYHWAERFLGYAAKRG, from the coding sequence CTACAAGATAGTCAAAAGCAAAAAGGGAGTAAGATACAAAAAAAGCGTGGGAGGACTGGTAACCGCCCTGGACCCCATACTTTCCAGGAAAGGCGGACTATGGGTAGGGTGGAATGGCCTGGTAGGTAAGAACAAGTATGCTGAAAAAACGGTAGAAATGGATTCAGGCTATTCTGTAAAATTCTTGGGTTTGAGCAAATACGATGTAAAGGATTTCTACCATGGGTTTTCCAATAGAACCATATGGCCCCTGTTCCATGGCTTTATATTCCAGAGCTATTTTGATGTTAATTATTGGAAAGCCTATAAAAGGATAAACAAAAGATTTACTGAAAAGGTACTGGAAGAGGTAAAGGGTGACGAGATAATCTGGGTTCAGGATTATCATCTGATGCTGATGCCCAGCATGTTGAGAAAAGAATTACCCCGGGCAAAAATCATTTTCTTTTTGCATATACCATTTCCCTGTAATGAAATATTCAGGGTGCTGCCCTGGGACAAGCAAATTCTGGAAGGGCTTATGGGGGCCGATCTGTTGGGGTTCCAGACCTCCAGGGACTCTATGAATTTTCTGTATAACTGTAAACAGGAACTTAAGGTTATTGTTGATTACAAAAATGGCAATGTAGAGAAAGATGAAAAGAAGGTACAGGTAAGCAATTTCCCCATAAGCATAGATTTCGGGAAGTTTGACCGCATAGCCAAGAAGAATTCCACCAACCATATGGTACGGGAATTTAAAAAGGCACATAAAAATGTGAAGTTAATTATGAGTGTGGAAAGGCTGGACTATACCAAAGGCATCAAAGAAAGACTGTATTCCATTAAACGTTTCTTCGAAAAGTATCCTGAATACAGGAAGAAAGTAATATTTATACAGATATCGGTGCCCAGCCGTACCAAGATAATTGAATACAGGCAATTTAAAAGGGAAATAGACCAGCTGATAGGCAATATAAACGGGGAATTCGCCGATGAGCTCTGGACCCCAATTAACTATATCTACAAAACTATTCCCCAGGAGGTTTTGGTATCCTACTATAAGGCGTCGGATGTCTGCCTGGTAACTCCTTTAAGGGATGGCATGAACCTTATTGCCAAGGAGTATGCCAGCTGCAAGCCCGATGGAAATGGGGCGCTGGTTCTAAGTGAATTTGCCGGTTCGGCAGAAGAGATGCACCAACATTCGGTGATGGTTAACCCCTACGACTTTGAAGAAGTAGCCGACGGTATAAAAGATGCCCTGGAAATGGATTCTGCTAAGAAGAGGCAGGATATGCTGGCTTTAAGGGATATGGTCAAAAACAATGATGTATACCATTGGGCCGAGAGATTCTTGGGATATGCGGCTAAAAGGGGATAG